In Methanocaldococcus lauensis, a single genomic region encodes these proteins:
- the ribC gene encoding riboflavin synthase, which produces MTKKVGIVDTTFARVDMASAAIKKLKELSPNIKIIRRTVPGIKDLPVECKKLLEEENCDIVMALGMPGKAEKDKVCAHEASLGLMLAQLMTNKHIIEVFVHEDEAKDDKELDWLAKRRAEEHAENVYYLLFKPEYLTKMAGKGLRQGFEDAGPARE; this is translated from the coding sequence TTGACAAAAAAAGTAGGAATAGTTGATACAACATTTGCAAGAGTAGATATGGCTTCTGCAGCTATAAAAAAATTAAAAGAGTTGTCTCCAAACATTAAGATTATTAGAAGAACAGTTCCAGGAATAAAAGATTTGCCTGTTGAATGTAAAAAATTATTGGAAGAAGAAAACTGCGATATAGTAATGGCATTAGGTATGCCTGGAAAGGCAGAAAAAGATAAAGTTTGTGCTCATGAGGCATCATTAGGATTAATGTTAGCTCAATTAATGACAAATAAACATATAATTGAAGTTTTTGTTCATGAAGATGAGGCTAAAGATGATAAGGAATTAGATTGGCTAGCTAAAAGAAGGGCTGAAGAACATGCTGAAAATGTTTATTATCTATTATTTAAACCAGAGTATTTAACAAAAATGGCTGGAAAAGGGTTAAGACAAGGTTTTGAAGATGCTGGACCTGCGAGAGAATAA